The Maledivibacter sp. region CTTGGTCATGGCTTTCAAAAGGGATAGAGTATCTTCTATGTTATCAGTCTCATTACTTATACTTACCTGCTTTAGCTTATCTATCAAAAATGATTTATCCTTTGAATTACCGGCAACTATCTCAGGACTTCTACCCATCGTTATAAAAGTAACTGAAGTTCCTGATTTTAAATTTTTAAGCATATCTTCAATGTCTTTTTTTGATTTGTCGAACCTACTGCTATTCCCCTCTACAGTAGACATACTTAGGGATTTATCTAATACAACTATTAGATCATCAACCTTTAATGTATCTGAAAAAAAGTATGGCTTAGTTAAAAAAAATACTAGCATGCTAAAGGCCAGAAGCTGTAATAGCAATAATATATTTTTTCTTAAACGCTGCCACGGCGCATTCGCTTCTATATCGGCCACCGCTCTTTGCCATAGATATATACTAGAAATCTCTATATCTTGGTGCTTCTTTTTTAATAGATACATAATTATTATTGGTACAGTCCCAAGTAAGAACAAAAAATTAATTGGGGAAAAAAAACTCATTTCTATCACCTCAGAATACTAGACCTTATTAGTTTTTCGAATATAATCTGCTCAGTAGAAAATTCATTTGATATTAATGAATAAACCGCCCCATACTTTTTAGTTGTTTCTTTAATATTTTGAATAAAGGACTGTAATGTCTTTTCATAGGAATTTAATATTGATCCACTAATTGATATATCATTATCCATTAAAGTCTCACTATCTATAAGATTTAAGTCTCCTATAAAATCTGGTTTTAATTCTTTTTTATCCAATAAATGAATCACAATTATTTTTTGGTTCATATATGTTAAATACTTGAAAGCCTCTTGAAATTCATCAGAAAACAAATCGGATATTATTATTGATATTCCAGGCTTATAAAGTCTTCTATTTATGAGTGTAAAAATATCCGTACTACTTTTAAACTCTAGATTATCTAGTATACCTATTATCTTACTCAAAGAATTTTTCCCATTTAAATATCCCGATTCCTTAAGATTTTTTTCTTCTTGATAATATAAATTTATTCTGTCTAAATTGTTAAGACTAACATAGGATAAAGCCATAGCAAGATTTTGGGCCAATAAAGACTTTTGAGGCTGTCCAAAATCCATGGATTTTGAAGCATCTAAAAAAATATTAACTAATATTTCTCTTTCCTCCATAAATTCTTTAATATAAAGCTTTTCAAATCTTCCATATGCATTCCAATCTATCTTTCTAAAATCATCACCATTGATATACTCTCTAAAATCGGAAAACTCACTGGAAGACCCCTTGGCTTTTGACTTTCTTCCCCCGCTATAACCCTTATTTATAGACAGATTATAATTTAGCTTTAATCTGCTCAGTTTATTTAAAAAGCTTTGATCTAGCAAAAAATCACCCCGTAATAGTTCTAAGTTCTAAGTTACATGTTTCAAGACTTCTGTCCTTCTTTTAGGTCTTTGATACTTGGAACCTGCAACTTGGAACCAAATTGCCTTTAATCAATTTTATCTATTATCCGTTCTATCACAAAATCACTGTTCACATCGTCACTCATGGCTTCAAAGTTTAGTATTATTCTATGTCTAAGTGCTGGATAGGCCACATATTTTATATCATCAAATGAAACATTAAATCTACCTTCTATTAATGCCTTTATCCTAGCAGCCTTTACTATTGCCTGGGCACCCCTTGGACTTGAACCAAATCTAACGTATTTCTTAGTTGTGTCCGGACTTTCTTCGTTTTCAGGATGTGTATATAATACCAGCTTCATAGCATATTCCATAACAGCTTCAGATACAGGTATTTCCTTTGACATATTTATCATGTCTAAAAGCTTATTCCTATCACTGATTTTTTTAAGCTCTATGTCTTCGCTATTTGTAGTAAGATTTACTATTTGACTTAAATCCTTTAAATTAGGAAACTCCACATTAAGCTTAAATAAAAATCTATCCATTTGCGCCTCAGGAAGGGGATATGTTCCTTCCATTTCTATGGGATTTTGGGTTGCTAAAACAAAGAAAGGCTTATCTAATTTTCTAGTATCATTACCTGCTGTAACTATCTTTTCCTGCATACATTGCAGCATTGCACTTTGGGTCTTTGGAGTCGCTCTATTTATCTCATCTGCTAAAAGAATATTTGTAAATACAGGACCTTTTTGAAATTCAAATTTATTTCTACCATTATCATCGTGAACTATGATATTGGTCCCCAAAATATCTGCTGGCATGAGATCAGGAGTGAATTGTATCCTTGAAAAGTCAAGGTTTAAAACCTGTCCAATAGTCTTAACAAGCTGGGTTTTTCCTAGACCTGGCACTCCTTCAAGGAGTACATTTCCTTCACAAAGCATAGCAATCAGCACCTTCTCAATAAGCTCCTCCTGACCAATGATTGCTCTTTTTATCTCATTCTTGATAGCATCAAAGCCATCCTTAAAATCTCTATAATCCTTCTCGTCAAATCCCATAACTACCGTCCTTTCTTCCATATCTTTTCTTTATCTACCAAAAGGAATACCCTAAACCTTAGAGCTTTCAACTTTGAACTATAAAGGCACCTTTATTCATCCAGCTTAATAAAATATTTTTTTACAATTTCCTTCATATTAGGTGGAATCTCTTCCTGCTCAAGTCTTTGATATTCGCTCTTTTTATAGTTTTTATACACTTCACCAAAGGGAATCGCTTCTCCCATATCTTCACCAAACTTTTTAACCTCAGTTGTATCCTTTTGCCCTGATTTATTCATACCACCATTTACTTGACTCTTTTCACCCTCTACACCAAGTCTTTTAGGAGCAAAGATGCTTTCATGGTCAACGGCTTCTTTATTACTGCTCCCTTGTGAATTTCCACCACCGCCTGAAGGGCTTCCTCCTCCGGCATCACTTCCCGGTGAACTTCCATTCCCGGCACCATTTGCTCCAGTGCCTTGGCCTCCACCTTTTCCGTCACTTCCCGGTGACTGTCCACCAGCCTGTCAGCCACCGCCCTGTGAGGAGTGTTCACCCGTAGGGCATGTATTATTATCGCCACTATTTCCTGCATTGTTATTGTCACCATCTTGATCCTCAGATGCTTTATCATTATTATTTCCCGACATTTGATCTAAGGTTTTATTCAATTGATTTATACTACCCATAGCTTCATTTAACTGACTAGATAGCTGAGAATTATTAAGCATTTGATTTATATTGTTATTCAAATCTTGAAGACTCTGATTAACCTCATCACTATTTTTAGTTCCTTGTTTCATGGACTGCAATGTGGCGTCTCTAATTTCTTTAAATGCCTTAGCAAGCTCAGGATTATTCTTTAAAAGCTCACTAAGCTCCTTTAATTCCTGGGCTATCTTTTCAAGCTGCTCTTTATCTAAGCTTTTAAGTTTGTTGGCCATCTTCTCTATTTCCTTGGCCACTTCGTGGGAGTTTCTATTTTTTATTTTTTTAGCTAATTCCTTGGTAAATTCCTTTGATTCAAGGTTCTTAGCTATTTGATTAATCTTGTTTTGTTTCTTAGCCTCATCTATTTTATTTATTTTCTTTTTTAACTTTACAATTTCTTTTTGAGCATCCTTTAGATTTTTAGATTTTTGAATATCATTCTTAATCTTATCAAGACTCTCTTCTATTTCTTTCTTTTCTTGTAGGCTTAATGATTCATCCTTCTTTATGTTTTCCTTTACCTTTTCTATCTCTGCCCTTTCATCCTGCAATTTCTCTAATGTTTTTTCCCTTTCCTTTGCCAGTACGTAGGGTTTGGTAGGAATTAAACTTACTGTAATAGTAGCCGCCACAAGTATAAATATAAACACAAGCACTTTCACAGAAGGCTTTAAGGATATTTTTGATTTCAAATCTTCCTTTGCCAGAAATCTCAGGGTATCCTCCTTCTGAATCCTTGAAACTAAGCTGTCCTCATCCTTCAATTCCAATGAAGTAGAGGTCCTTTCCTTAAGACCAAAGGAATCCACTAATATAGCGGTTTCCATAAAGGAGGGTCTTTTATATAAAGACCAAAGGATTCCCAGAACTACGGACAATATCAATACCTGTAGTACTTTATTCCATATAAAGGTTATGGAAATAAACCTGGAAGCTATCATAATAGCAAAGGAAGCTCCTCCCCCTAGCATCAGTGAAATAGTAACAAAATGTATTATTCTCTTGAAAAAGTATTTAAGCTTTAAGGGCTTTAAATATCTAATTATTTTGTTATCCAGCATTTATCTTTTCATCCTTCTTTTTTCTTATCTTTCTATTTTTTTTATTTTTCTTGTCTTCTCCCTTATTCCCAAATTTCTTCATTGGATTAATCTTTAAAGAAGTCATATATAATAGTATAGAAGAAAATACAAAACTAAAGCTCATATTATAATACAAAGGACTTAGCAAGTGAACATTTGTTTTTCTTCCCAGCAATATTTCTTTAATGGGTCCTTCACCAAATTGGTTTTCCAATATGGAACCTATTCCAACCATTGGATTCATATAAACTACTGCATTATAGATTACTTTTACGGTATCACTTATATTTTTTATATCCATTCTACCTACAAATTCTCTAACTATAATTAAACAAAATCCTGTTCCAAACATAAGCATCAGAACGAAAAAATATGTGAATACAGTAGATGAAGTAGTTTTTCTAAAAAATGCCGATGAAAATATCCCTATACTTCCAAATAGCAAGGCTGTTACTAGATAATATGCAAAAAGCAAAAGTACACTTCCCGGTGTAATAACTCCGAATAAGAAGAATATGCTAAATATAGGAATAGTTACAATAAGCAAAAGTACCATCAAAGATAATGCCGCGGAAAGTTTCCCTAAAACTATTGAAAGACTCGATAGTCTTGTACAAAGTAGCAAATCAAAGGTCCTTCTTTCCTTCTCTCCACATATACTACTCGCAGTAGTAGCTGGTATTATAAAGGCTATAAGAATCAATTGAAATATGGTAATTGCGGCATACAATGCCTTTAATTCTTCTACCCTTATTCCCCTATAATATCTATATCCAAAAACCATCTGGGATGCTATCAGTCCTAAAAAACCACATATAAGAAATAAATACAGGGATATGGTCACAGGCATCCTCCACGATCTTGTTCTAACCTTTAGTTCCTTCTTTAATACAGGATTCATCTTCATCATTCTCCATCCCCCCTAGTAACCTCCATAAATATATCCTCTAAGTTATTTTCAAGAGGTCTAAATGATATTAAAGGAATATTTTCGTTAAGTATTCTCTTCATCAAATCCGATAATTCTAGGGCTTCTCCATTAAATTCTATTTCTATATCCCTTTCGTCTTCAACAACTGATTTTACTAAAGGATCTTCCTTTAAAAGCTTTATACATTTATCTTTATCTTTTAAAACCACGATTTTTATTACTTGAGTTCCTCTAGTCCTATGCATTATTTCCTCTACAGGTCCATTTACTACTATTTTACCACCTTCGATAATTCCAATATTTGTACAAAGCTCAGCAAGTTCCGGTAGAATATGGGAGCTGATTATTATTGTTTTACCCATTCTCTTAAGTTCTCTAAGTATTTCCTTCATCTGAATCCTTGCCCTTGGGTCCATACCAGAAGCAGGCTCATCTAGTATAAGTAGCTTTGGATTATGAACGAGGCATCTGGCAAGGCACAGCCTTTGCTTCATACCCCTAGATAATGAATCTACATAAGCATCCTTTTTATGGGTCAAATCCACAAGCTCTAATAAATCCTTTATGATACCAGTCTTTTCATCACCATAAATACCAGCTATATCACTATAAAAATCCATGTACTCGCTTACCTTTAGCTTATCATAGACACCGAAAAAGTCGGGCATATATCCAATCTCATTTCTTACCTTTTTAAGATTTTTATAGCTAAGCTCTGTTCCATCTAGATATATTTTCCCAGAAGTAGGTTTTAGTAGTGTAGCTATCATTTTAAAGGTTGTAGTTTTACCGGCTCCATTAGGCCCAACAAATCCAAAGATTTCGCCTTCCTTTATTTCAAGGGATATGTCATCTACTGCCTTAAACTTTCCATATAATTTAGTTAAATTTTCAATCCTAAGCATTATTTTATAACCCCCTCTACTGTAAAGGTAGGTATAGGGACATCAATATCTTCTGTTGGATCAATCTTTATCAATGTACCCTTTTCCTTTGTATAATATTTGTCCATGTTTGAAGCATCTATGACCATGTTCCTTTTATCCCCTTCTACCCATTCATTTTCAATATAATCAAATACATATAG contains the following coding sequences:
- a CDS encoding MoxR family ATPase — encoded protein: MGFDEKDYRDFKDGFDAIKNEIKRAIIGQEELIEKVLIAMLCEGNVLLEGVPGLGKTQLVKTIGQVLNLDFSRIQFTPDLMPADILGTNIIVHDDNGRNKFEFQKGPVFTNILLADEINRATPKTQSAMLQCMQEKIVTAGNDTRKLDKPFFVLATQNPIEMEGTYPLPEAQMDRFLFKLNVEFPNLKDLSQIVNLTTNSEDIELKKISDRNKLLDMINMSKEIPVSEAVMEYAMKLVLYTHPENEESPDTTKKYVRFGSSPRGAQAIVKAARIKALIEGRFNVSFDDIKYVAYPALRHRIILNFEAMSDDVNSDFVIERIIDKID
- a CDS encoding ABC transporter permease subunit, whose product is MMKMNPVLKKELKVRTRSWRMPVTISLYLFLICGFLGLIASQMVFGYRYYRGIRVEELKALYAAITIFQLILIAFIIPATTASSICGEKERRTFDLLLCTRLSSLSIVLGKLSAALSLMVLLLIVTIPIFSIFFLFGVITPGSVLLLFAYYLVTALLFGSIGIFSSAFFRKTTSSTVFTYFFVLMLMFGTGFCLIIVREFVGRMDIKNISDTVKVIYNAVVYMNPMVGIGSILENQFGEGPIKEILLGRKTNVHLLSPLYYNMSFSFVFSSILLYMTSLKINPMKKFGNKGEDKKNKKNRKIRKKKDEKINAG
- a CDS encoding ABC transporter ATP-binding protein, translating into MLRIENLTKLYGKFKAVDDISLEIKEGEIFGFVGPNGAGKTTTFKMIATLLKPTSGKIYLDGTELSYKNLKKVRNEIGYMPDFFGVYDKLKVSEYMDFYSDIAGIYGDEKTGIIKDLLELVDLTHKKDAYVDSLSRGMKQRLCLARCLVHNPKLLILDEPASGMDPRARIQMKEILRELKRMGKTIIISSHILPELAELCTNIGIIEGGKIVVNGPVEEIMHRTRGTQVIKIVVLKDKDKCIKLLKEDPLVKSVVEDERDIEIEFNGEALELSDLMKRILNENIPLISFRPLENNLEDIFMEVTRGDGE
- a CDS encoding DUF58 domain-containing protein, whose amino-acid sequence is MLDQSFLNKLSRLKLNYNLSINKGYSGGRKSKAKGSSSEFSDFREYINGDDFRKIDWNAYGRFEKLYIKEFMEEREILVNIFLDASKSMDFGQPQKSLLAQNLAMALSYVSLNNLDRINLYYQEEKNLKESGYLNGKNSLSKIIGILDNLEFKSSTDIFTLINRRLYKPGISIIISDLFSDEFQEAFKYLTYMNQKIIVIHLLDKKELKPDFIGDLNLIDSETLMDNDISISGSILNSYEKTLQSFIQNIKETTKKYGAVYSLISNEFSTEQIIFEKLIRSSILR